The genomic stretch ATAATTacagaaagaaacaaaagtTCTTGTTAGTCTGGACAAAGTTATACACCTCACTGTAAACActttgttgcttttattttttggcCTTTATTTTGACGGTTAGTTACAGAGAAAAGGAAATGTGGGAAGAGAAAGAGGTATGACTTACAACAAAGGTCCCCGGTTTGGGAGTTGAACCGTGAACGTTGCATTTATGTGGTAAACATCTTCAGCTATAGGGCGCCAATATTAAAACTGCTGTCAGCTTcctctgtggattatccagatTGATCCAGATTTGTATTAGGTAAACATGTTGTTTGAGCCTCTGATCAGTCTGTTTATGATCATTTGTAATGTTGACCATCGTTGTCTAATGACTCCATGCCCACAGATAGAGAAGCGTCTTGAGCCAGTGGAGgaggatgaaaaaaaagagactgaAGTGCCCGACGAACACCGGAGCAAGTCGGGCTGCACCATCTTCCTGGGTTACACCTCCAACCTCATCAGCTCCGGAGTCAGAGAGACCATCCGCTACCTGGCACAGCACAAAATGGTACAAATGTATAAACTCGTCATCTAAAACAATGAACTGATCCGACAGCGTGGACTAGTGTATCAGAACCTGTCTTGTCACTCTGTGTTAGGTGGATGTGATCGTAACCACAGCTGGAGGCGTAGAGGAGGATTTCATCAAGTGTATGGCTGACACATTCTTGGGAGACTTCAGCATGGCTGGCAAGGACCTCCGCCAGAAGGGCATCAACAGGTAGATACACCTCTCACATTCACATCCTCAGAATGATGCTGGTCAGGGTGCATCCCATAAAGGTGCCATTTTACACCCAGTTTGTCACCATAACATCATCAATAGCAGATGTTCTGTATACTCATAATGACAAAGGACAAGATACAGGGGGTTTGGTTTGCAGGTACTCATCTTTAGAAGTCTCAGCTTTAGCCCCTTTACGACTGCAGGTCAACTTTACCCCGGAACTAGAGGAACTCATTGTGTTTCTCCTGCAGGGACCAGGGTTTAAATTAAGGacattttaccccccaaaaaaggccctggtcaaacacaaagcaaaatacataattcacCGATGCTTTGGCCTGGCGGGGAATCAACTTAGCACACTAGCAGAAACCCTGACATTCCCCGGATCATCAAGGATCACGGGAACATGCAGGTGTATCATGCCCAGAGGGGGGTTCAGGTGCAACACAACTGACACGCACACACCTCATCCTTTTCACCAGTCAGTCCTGTGTCGTTCCAGTGAGCTCAGACCTTGAAAAGGAGCCCGCCATGTCCAAGAGATGGAACCATATGAATGGGTAAGGCGTTGACCGTGACGCCGCCGTGCATATGTCCTCTACCGTCACCCCGACAAACAAGGCCGCCAACACCACAATGCTGCGTCTAGAGTGTGCCTTTCCACAAGGCGTTTCTTAGAAGGGCTTTACTGGCCACACCATCACCGAAGCACACAAACAGAAGCTGTTCTGTGCGCCTGAGTGGGGCAACAACATAAGACATAACATGAACAGGAATAGGGCATAGTAGATGCGATCTTGCATCCCTGTCTCCCACATGTGGTGGAGGACATCCAAGAGCATCCAGTTATATGACCCTTGACCTGAATGAACTCCTCAAGTCTTGGGAACAAAGGAGGGGTTCGGTCTGAGCGTAGACCTACTGCGGTCAACCCCGAAGCATCAAGCAACTGGGGTGCACTGCCGGGGCGGTTAGTTCACATCCTCTGAGGTCAATGCAAGCAGAGACAACAGGTGCTCTGCTGCTCCCGGGTAGGCACGTCCTGATTAGCCGGCTACATTTATGCAAAATTCCATGGGCGGATGCGTCATTGGAGGAGCCcagtagagggcggagcctgtgtgagttagaactTGTCGGGTCCCTGTTAatcatcttcatctcctcctcctcctcttctccttgcTGGATGTAGGATAGGGAATCTGTTGGTGCCCAACGACAACTACTGTAAGTTTGAAGACTGGCTGATGCCCATCCTGGACCAGATGCTTTTGGAGCAGACAACAGAGGTGGGTCTCTCTTTTAGCAGATCCTAGCAGAACAGTTATATGAAATAGCAGAACTTGTTAGTCTGGTGTCCTCACGTAAAACAGTTGTGCAGTCAGGATCTTCCAAACTCTGCTTTTATAATATTGTCTACAatattgtataatatataatataatatgttttttttatttcagggaACCCATTGGACTCCCTCCAAAATGATCCATCGGCTTGGCAAGGAGATCAATAACCCTGACTCTGTCTACTACTGGGCGCACAAGGTGAGTCCTCATTTATATCGGTAACGTTATTACATCATAAGGGAAccaaaaaagacaagaaaaagatctaaacacaaaattaaattgCTCCAGTTCTGCTTTGTTACTCACTTCATCCTGCTTCCCAGCCTCACTAACTCTAGTAGTATTTCTTTATCATTAAATGTTCCGTATTATATTCTGTTTCAGAATAACATCCCAGTGTTCAGTCCTGCTCTGACAGACGGCTCTCTGGGCGACATGCTTTACTTCCACTCTTTTAAGAGCCCTGGCCTGGTTTTGGACATAGTGGAAGGTAAAAGCAACATCACTGCAGCAGAGCAGGATCACTGCAGCCGTCTCAGTGTTATCTGTTGGACATATCGTGAATGtggactttttttatttcagatatTCGCAGGATGAACAGCCAGGCGGTGTTTGCCAAAAGGACGGGAATGATCATCCTGGGAGGAGGACTGGTCAAACATCACATATGCAATGCTAATCTTATGGTAACTAACTTCATGTCATCTTCATTTCTTaggctcctaaaacctgaataatatcagcatgtCCCATACGTCTTAATCAGAAAAAGCTCCATTCAGAATATCCAAGCAGAATAtgttgtttacatgacccgtatgaAATTCAGAATATTATCATGTTCGAAATAATAGTAAATAATAtgaatgtgcatgtaaacatcgtcaccgtctctcctctgtctccttccagAGGAACGGAGCCGACCACGCCGTGTTTGTGAACACGGGTCAGGAGTTCGACGGCTCCGATTCTGGAGCCAGACCTGATGAGGCCATATCCTGGGGCAAGATCAGAGCAGATGCCAAACCCGTGAAGGTACTGATGATTTATACCAGCAAGACTAATGTCAACATcatagttattatttattacaattataTCCTCAGATAGCGTTTTATTAGAAGTTATTTTGAGATGTCTTCCCTTCTTCTGCTTCAAACAATTATCCTCATTATAGCTTCTGAGAAAGAGTTTAAAAACGTCGGGGCCATGAGCAAGACTTTATGTCACACAGCAAGTAGTTGTCTAACTTGTCAGGGTAAATTGCTAAACACAAGGTCCTAATCACAGGTAGTGGATTCACCAAAGCACTTAGATGACAATTATCCTGTGAAAATGACCTTTAATTAAATGCAGCGTTCCTGAGTGCTCATTTAAGATAatatatattatcatatatttCCCAGATGCCTTTTGGCAGCCCCCAGATAATACACCTCACTAGATAATACACCTGAGCTGTTTTCAGATGTGGATTGTTCCTTGCTCTTTAACGGGGATGACATCAAACATCAACACTAACTGTTAATTGAAAAATCATATCAAACACGCAGCGATGCTGGACAGCATTATGCCAGTGTGACAGATTTGAAATCTACCCCACTAAATAACAGTTTTGGTCCAGAAATTAGACGAGTAGCTGTTCATATAACACACTTTAAAAATAGGCATCAGTGATGCATGACGTAAGACGAATGGCATTAACATCCATTCAGATATAACCTACAACTGACAAACtgcatttttgctttttatttgcaAATAAATAGAATGGCTTAATTTGACTTTGTTTTCcatttgaatacattttacaGGAGGAAAATATGTTTGGAAATCATTTATAGCACATCAGAACTGGTAACCAGGTGAGGAGGCTGAGCAATAGTTGTCTGGGCCCTTGAAGCAGGAAAGAAAAAGGGATGTTTTTAACACCTTTGGCCTCCAGGTGGCAGTGTCTGCACAGTGTTTGATCCAAGGGATCAAAGcaccaaaaacataaatatggaAAGCAGGAAACTGGAATCAGTTTAGTGTAGTGAAGTGTGCAACACACCACAAATACACTGTTCTTTGTTCCCAGGTGTATGCAGATGCCTCTTTAGTCTTCCCTCTGATCGTGGCCGAGACCTTCGCTCTCCACGCCGACAAGCTGACTGCCGGCAAGAAAACCGATTAAATGGTTGCCCCCCTTAAATGGTCTTGTTAGATAGAAACAACCAACTTTGTCCCCTCTGGTTCTTCCCTTGTTGGGCTAATTGCAGGCTTTCAACTGGCAACTTTAAGAAGCAGCGTTACATACAATGCTGCAATTGAAAACCTCATTTAATGGGGGTCAGTGGTGAAGGGTTTCCTGTCTTTATGCTTTCCATGACAAGATTTACTTGTTAAGAAAAAGCACAGTTCTTTTCTCTCCATTCAGATAGCTGAAATAGTATGGGGCAGCATGCTATTGCATGTACCAAAGAGACTGTCTACAGTATAATGCATCAGGTTTTAGTTGTGCgtgagtgtatgtgagagaGAATAGATACACACTCCTCATGAGGCAATGTTATTTAAGAGCTGtgatttatttcagtttagttgtGGCACACCGACACATGCTTGTATATTACCATTATACTTCTTTGTTTTACCTTATTGTTACTGTTTCAGATTGAAAGACGTGCCTGTTTTACTTGATAAATCATGAATTCATAATTTCTTCCCGTTACAAATAGTCTTTGTGTGGTAGGTCTGTGTGAGACTCTTAATTTCACATGACTGTGTTTCTGTTCTTTGTTGTATCATAGGACATAAAACATGCATTacagatctatctatctatgatgAAAAATAcgtttataattattatattatgtaagTTTACAGCCACTCAGTTGCATTTGAAATATGTGAACTGCAGAAAGTGTTACTGGTGTTATTATATTGTTGAGAGATacactcagtggccactttattaggtacattTGTGTAATCTATTGCaatttcaatattatattgagaGGTGTACGGGTATATGAGGGGCAggatattagaaacacctctgaATATAATGCATTTCAGTacaacagtggttctcaacctgggggtTTGGACCCCCAACAGGGTCGCGAGATAATTTCCGGGGGTCGCCAGAGGgttgttgagaaaaaaaataaaaataaaaagtttttatTGAGTGTGCTTGTGAGAGTTAAAGTGTACGTTCACATGATGTTCTGACGGGGGATTTCTGGCAGGTCGGGGGGAGAGGAAGAGTCACGAAACGCATCAAAAATCCACCGTGCCCGGAGCACATTGGACAATATCTACTgttaaaactaaacaaaattgACGTCACTAAcaaagcattatttatttaagctAATTTATTTAAACTAATCGGAACAGTCACGATAATCACTCAGAATCAGCAAGGGAGGCGCGTAGAAACTGTTGACGAGGAGGCGTAGGCGGGGGGTCGCGAACACCAACCTGATTATTCTGACAGGTCGCGACttgaaaaggttgagaaccactgcggTCCAACACCACCACTAACTATGACCTATAATTATACTATaatttacacacaaaaacacaacatcatAGGCATCACAAAAGTAGACTGCATGCCAGAACACACAAAGTGGACACGagtgtatttatctattttatgaGACATTTTATaagctgtttttctttgtcattgAGAGACTCAAACATCCGTCTGTAAACTCTGATTCAGCCTCCAACCTTTTGAAACCTCTCTTCTTAATAAACACAAGACAGAACTCGGCACTATGCAGTCTGTTGCTGCAGCCAGAGTTTGTCTTATtgttaagaaaaacaaagttgtaaGCGTCTCATTCACGTGTACAAATGGTGGCAAACGTGCTCAGCGACAATCCGCTGAGAGgcttcaggtgcatacttgtattttgggtttctactagaacgtgtttacatgctttaatgttcagtaAAACGCTTTACTtctctcataccggctgtgcttcagcgcctcttttcaccctctgtctgaaactctctgtttgatctttttttgggggcgtgccaaactagccgttaggcaggtattgtgcaaatgtgttacttagtgacatcaccacgttatggaagaaaaggtgtttcagtcagttcaggagcagcgtttctgtgggggagagtaactccctttggccttgaggctttgtaactttacagaccttttacatgcacaaaaaaaactatataactataGAAAGTTCTCTTtctagaaagagaaaaagcattACAGGTCCTCTACTGTCTGGTGAGCGCCTCCAGTGACCTAAAAGGACCTGCGTGAAGGATTTAggctacattcacacacaacatcaattcattttgaatgggggTAGTGCGTTTGGGCTGCGGCGGCTGCGGCGGAAAAGTAGAAACAATAAATTTTTGTAGAAACGCAACCCGACGTCACGCTGCGGTGGCCAAATCGGGTAACTGGTGATCCAGAGCTGAACAACCCAGacatgagggaacaaaagacgttaatGGTCGCAGATAATGGGCCATTCAAGTGACTCGCCCAGACCTCCGCCAGACAACCCTGCGGAGAATCGGTggtggtacgtgtccacaggggcgtttttttatcATGAGGGATCGTCTCGCTTCCCAGTGTTGGActcttgatgggctgccactagacgcAAGGCACTctgcacctgattggatgaacacTTTCCCTCGTGGAAAGgttttcaaaccggaaccaacatggcggctcgtttggaaactttcttctctaatatcacgaaaatagttcaccgaaatgtgtttctgagaacattttatgTGATAAAATAAGCCGTGccgttgctgaatctgtctttattttagatcgacgaTGCTTAGTTTAAAAATTTcttgggagtttccagaggcggcgagtcgcatcatacgcccctgatttgcataaagtagcctagacctcaacaaatgaggagcggccaatgTGACGCCCTGTCTCTCGAACCATGCACCGCcgcgctaccagaatgcattgcacggctgcttacgtAGATAATGAATAGGAAGCGTTGAGTATCGTCCTCTGCtctcccctccctttccaagcgtgtcggagaaccatacggtggccttcaggtaacgtaaaaaaatGAAAGGCTCATTCAAGGCTAACGAAAACAAAACGATTCttatagtttcaggtgattatacaccaattATGAATACTATATTTCATTTTTGGACTCTCAgctcttttccctctcttcaGCAGAATCAACCACATAATGTAGTAACAACGATGAGGCCATTTCCCATCACAGTACATCAGGCTGCTATTGTGGGAGTGGATATTTCCTCTGGTTAATCACTGCTCCCATatcctttacacacacacacacacacacacacacacacacacacacactcactgtgaCGTTCACAACCCCCGTTACAGACTTTGGACTGGAAACGTGGGTCGTTTTTAGTGTGAAATGTGTCACTTTTTTTCCGAGAGTTGTTttaaagtgtcttttttttttttagtgggaATGGTGACCTTTTCATTTTTGGAAACGGAGATGGAGAATTGGACCTGGGATAAGGTCAACTTTCCCAAAAACCTCAGCCCCatgtgtctcacacacacacaaacacacacacacacacacacacacacaagttggGCGTTCCTGTCTCGGTACAAACTGCTTTTCCATTCAGTCCTTCTATCGTTTCCTGTTGGCGGTGgcactgtgtgtgagtgtgtgtgtgtgtgtgtgtttacccagGGCTTGACAGTTAAAAGATTTCTTTAAAAGAGGCAGTGGAGTATGGATTCTCAGCCGTATAGAAACCTCTGTTTGCTCTGTGCTTAATGGAAAGATTACAGAGATACTGGGAGGGCTGAAAAGAGTGAGatagagactgtgtgtgtgtgtgtgtgtgtgtgtgtgtgtgtgtgtgtgtgtgtgtgtgtgtgtgtgtgtgtgtgcgtggatgAGCTGTAGTCACgctatgataatattgtgtggCGTCTGCACAGAGCAGACAGTGTTtgccccttcctcctcctcagcggAACAATCAGTACACTGTGTGATGTGCAGGGCCACAGCAGTCATAATGGCAATTATGTCTTCTCCCGGACAGAttggcagctttttttttttttttttttatgggtgAGAACCaaagagtcagacagacagacagggagggagggagggagaaagaggaaaagacagagggagagttGACCTGCTGCACAGCTGCAGGGTGGGGTGGATCAGTGAGGAGTGgagggaaaagaaaggaaacacACAGTGGATAGATTTGTGCACATTTGCATATTTCTATCAgtttataagtgtgtgtgtgcaagcccGTAATTTCCACCGGGGACAGGTGGGGTCATGCCCCCCTTTCCTGCTCACTTTTATTGTTTCAGGTTTTTTCACTGATAATGTCCAGACCCCATATTCCAGATAAGAGCGGAGAAGTGCTGATAAAAATGTTGATATATACCACATTTGTCTGTAGTCGCCTTCAGTTATTATTACCTCAAAGAAattatcttaaaggtcccatattgtcaAAAGTGAGAttatcatgtcttttatattataaaggaagtttaagtgccatataaatactgtgaaagtatcaaaaacactcaatacatggagaaatacacacggcCCGTACTAGAAACTGtgtctttgaaacaagctgtcaagatttctgtaattttgtgatgtcacgaatctaCAATATAAAGACCATTACGTGGTTTTAAACATTCTAATTGTGTCCCAGTTGATTTCCTGTTGCactggatgtgaatgacatcagctgacaggaagtaaacatgaacccaaactgttgcctggcaacgcaattccgttgaaatgcactaaaacggagcgtttcagacagagggttaaTACCGgtttattcaggcagacagtatgaggaaaataaagttttgtttttttaacattacagcatgttaacatgttctagtagaaacacaaaatacaagtatgaaacggaaaatgagcacgatatgggacctttaacgaGCAGGTTGCAGACTTGtttgcgactttcttgacttgcaaaattctgttttaaattgacaaacatcatattatgtgggattcatggcgcaattcaaacgggatcaaaaaatattttgactactgttcatatttttttccgaaataaggtcccacggTGGTCAATCGGAAGATGCGGGACTTAGGCTCTCTATGCAGTCTGCTCTGCCTCGTAGAGAGGCGAAGTCAGGAACTTGTGCTAAATGTTGACGATGAAagaactgtcatggccattttcaaaggggtcccttgacctctgacctccagatatgtgaatgtaaattggttctatgggtacccacgagtctcccctttacagacatgcccactttatgataatcacatgcagtttgggtcaagtcatagtcaagtcagcacactgacagctgttgttgcctgttgggctgcagtttgccatgttatgatttgagcatattgttttatgctaaatgtagtacctgtgagggtttctggatcaatatctgtcattgttttctgttgttaatagatttacaataataaaaatagatacatatattagcataaagcagcatatttgtccactcccatgttgataagaggattaaatacttgacaaatctcccattaaggtgcattttgaagagataaaaaatgtaatcgctattaaatattttaatcgattgacatccctagtcttttttaaagaaattaaattccagcttcttaaatgtgaagattttctttactcctctatgagagtaaactgaatgttgtggacaaaacaaaacacttgaggacgtcatcttggtaGAGATGCagcgatccaactttttcagtcccgatagcgatacctgggcttttgggtaaaaaaaaaatcttcaaaattgacagaatttctatttattattaaaataataaatcgtgcaccagcaacttggtaaaaaaaaaatcctcaaaatgaacaggaatgacaattcaaatgtaaaacctttttaatgcataAAACAGTGCTTAAACAGGAAGATTAAAATCCCAGTACATAatgtataaacatagaactgaattgaatcggccccattgtcaccgatacccgatccagctgtttgagtcagtatcggcccgatatatCCGATCCTGTATCGTATCGGTGCAACAacctaatcgagaaaataatcaacaatgaaaataatctttagcctagttgcagctctaatgtttattatt from Sebastes fasciatus isolate fSebFas1 chromosome 13, fSebFas1.pri, whole genome shotgun sequence encodes the following:
- the dhps gene encoding deoxyhypusine synthase, translating into MAGQAPSVALEAILKTSCELPEDLTKIRGYDFNQGADLQAVMKSFISTGFQASSMGQAIQEINLMIEKRLEPVEEDEKKETEVPDEHRSKSGCTIFLGYTSNLISSGVRETIRYLAQHKMVDVIVTTAGGVEEDFIKCMADTFLGDFSMAGKDLRQKGINRIGNLLVPNDNYCKFEDWLMPILDQMLLEQTTEGTHWTPSKMIHRLGKEINNPDSVYYWAHKNNIPVFSPALTDGSLGDMLYFHSFKSPGLVLDIVEDIRRMNSQAVFAKRTGMIILGGGLVKHHICNANLMRNGADHAVFVNTGQEFDGSDSGARPDEAISWGKIRADAKPVKVYADASLVFPLIVAETFALHADKLTAGKKTD